Proteins from one Ipomoea triloba cultivar NCNSP0323 chromosome 1, ASM357664v1 genomic window:
- the LOC116014478 gene encoding uncharacterized protein LOC116014478 — MYRRSPNSLYHSILRRPFEKLTKPNSPFPSKYFSKLPGVSEPNPFLKPSRTIGFLHPASLNSSTHFKVFHNLRLYSVETDKEVDKINLKFAEAREEIESAMESKETVYFDEEAECARAAVKEVLGLYEGLLAKVNENEKGVIQRSMGLKIEQLKAELEQLNE; from the coding sequence ATGTATCGACGCTCGCCAAATTCTCTCTATCACTCCATTCTCAGGCGACCTTTTGAGAAATTAACAAAACCCAATTCTCCGTTTCCGTCGAAATACTTTTCCAAACTACCCGGCGTTTCAGAGCCGAATCCATTCTTGAAACCCTCGAGGACCATCGGTTTTCTTCATCCCGCGAGCTTGAACTCGTCGACCCACTTCAAGGTTTTCCACAATCTGCGGCTATACAGTGTCGAGACCGACAAAGAAGTCGACAAGATCAACCTCAAGTTCGCAGAAGCTAGGGAGGAGATAGAATCGGCTATGGAATCTAAAGAAACTGTGTATTTCGACGAGGAAGCTGAGTGTGCACGCGCCGCCGTTAAGGAAGTTCTGGGCTTGTACGAAGGGCTATTGGCGAAGGTGAATGAGAACGAGAAAGGGGTTATACAGAGATCCATGGGGCTCAAGATTGAGCAGTTAAAGGCTGAGCTTGAACAATTGAATGAATGA
- the LOC116012942 gene encoding purple acid phosphatase 5-like: MSRVWCFLIPLFFLQAPHLGNGGTTSTYVRKGEPAEELSVESFPPPQGHNAPEQVHITQGDHEGRGVIISWVTPEEKHPNWVRYWKASVQGSNGKEAATPIKRRRSFAYSSSVYKFYTYTSGFIHHAVIKDLEFNTTYKYEVGNGNVNRQFSFTTPPKPGPDVPYTFGIIGDLGQTKASNQTLEHYLANPKGQAMLFIGDLSYANDHPNHNNVKWDTWGRFIEKSAAYQPWIWTAGNHELDYAPYLGETIPFKPYMERFHVPYTESQSTSPLWYSIKRASAYIIVLSSYSAYGKYTPQYSWLEQELPKVNRSETPWLFVLVHSPWYNSNNYHYMEGETMRVQFEPWFVKHKVDIVFAGHVHSYERSERVSNIAYNITNGKSYPKRDLSAPIYITIGDGGNIEGIADNFSIPQPDYSAYREASFGHAVLEIKNWSHAYYTWHRNQDDAVVAGDATWIYNRYWLPLDESRHH; this comes from the exons ATGTCGAGAGTGTGGTGCTTTTTGATCCCTCTCTTCTTCCTTCAAGCTCCGCACCTCGGCAATGGAGGCACGACGAGCACGTACGTGAGAAAAGGCGAGCCCGCCGAAGAGTTATCCGTCGAAAGTTTCCCTCCGCCGCAGGGTCACAATGCACCGGAACAGGTTCATATCACTCAGGGAGATCACGAGGGGCGTGGCGTCATCATCTCCTGGGTGACGCCCGAAGAGAAACACCCTAATTGGGTCAGGTACTGGAAGGCGTCGGTCCAGGGCTCCAACGGCAAGGAGGCCGCGACGCCAATCAAACGCCGCAGATCTTTTGCTTATTCCAGCTCCGTTTACAAATTCTACACTTACACTTCCGGCTTCATTCACCACGCCGTCATCAAAGACTTGGAG TTCAATACGACCTACAAATACGAAGTTGGAAATGGAAATGTGAATCGGCAATTCTCCTTCACAACCCCTCCAAAACCAGGACCTGATGTTCCTTACACCTTCGGAATTATCG GGGATTTAGGGCAAACAAAAGCTTCAAACCAGACTTTGGAACACTACTTAGCGAATCCAAAGGGTCAGGCGATGCTATTCATCGGCGATCTTTCTTACGCCAACGACCACCCTAACCATAACAACGTGAAGTGGGATACATGGGGCCGCTTTATCGAGAAGAGCGCTGCGTATCAGCCCTGGATTTGGACCGCCGGCAACCATGAACTCGACTATGCTCCTTATCTC GGTGAAACTATTCCATTCAAGCCATACATGGAGAGGTTTCATGTGCCTTACACAGAATCTCAGAGCACATCTCCTCTTTGGTACTCCATCAAAAGGGCATCAGCTTACATTATTGTCCTCTCCTCTTATTCTGCATATG GTAAATATACTCCACAGTACAGTTGGCTTGAGCAGGAACTCCCAAAGGTGAACCGTTCTGAGACTCCATGGCTATTTGTTCTTGTGCACAGTCCATGGTACAACAGTAACAACTACCATTACATGGAAGGTGAAACCATGAGAGTGCAGTTCGAGCCTTGGTTTGTTAAGCACAAGGTTGATATTGTGTTTGCGGGACATGTCCACTCTTATGAACGCTCG gaAAGAGTATCTAACATAGCATATAACATTACAAATGGGAAGAGTTACCCAAAGAGGGATCTTAGTGCTCCAATATACATTACCATTGGTGATGGAGGAAATATTGAAGGCATTGCAGACAA CTTTTCAATACCCCAACCGGACTACTCGGCTTACCGGGAAGCGAGTTTTGGGCATGCGGTTTTGGAGATAAAGAACTGGAGTCATGCGTATTACACGTGGCATCGCAACCAGGACGATGCAGTTGTGGCCGGCGATGCCACTTGGATTTACAACCGATACTGGCTTCCCCTTGACGAGAGCCGCCACCACTAG
- the LOC115998921 gene encoding uncharacterized protein LOC115998921, whose product MGRKHLSLSNFSRKWGKWLGCYGYREKDPVIQLAPVEIQGFHAGNADPSTYSGEVSSVWKKNIFMGAKCQLPDFSGVIIYDTAGNIVAPAKAPLALPWK is encoded by the coding sequence ATGGGGCGGAAGCACTTGTCTCTATCAAACTTTTCGCGAAAATGGGGCAAATGGCTAGGATGCTATGGCTACAGAGAGAAAGATCCCGTGATTCAACTCGCCCCGGTAGAGATTCAGGGCTTCCATGCTGGGAATGCTGATCCAAGCACTTACAGTGGTGAAGTGTCATCAGTCTGGAAGAAAAACATCTTCATGGGAGCCAAGTGTCAGCTCCCTGATTTCTCTGGTGTCATAATATATGACACTGCAGGGAACATTGTTGCCCCTGCAAAAGCTCCCCTTGCTCTCCCATGGAAGTGA
- the LOC115998900 gene encoding DEAD-box ATP-dependent RNA helicase 39 encodes MSGATVMAKMGGTGRALLGYTFIIPSTAKSLSFRRHFYSLPLNPHWVLQRFRPLCSSATYTADEDVLQPVRHGILLEKLRLRHLKDSAKAGGTAPVGKSKEAKGNGHVELDGRSGKKKAVEASSFEELELSEEVMGALEEMSISLPTEIQAIGIPAVLRGKSVVLGSHTGSGKTLAYLLPIVQLLRRDEELYGILMKPRRPRAVVLCPTRELCEQVFRVAKSISHHARFRSTMVSGGGRLRPQEDSLNAPIDMVVGTPGRVLQHIEEGNMVYGDIRYVVLDEADTMFDRGFGPDIRKFLRPLKTRAAKSDDQGFQTVLVTATMTKAVQKLVDEEFQGIEHLRTSSFHKKIASARHDFIRLSGSENKLEALLQVLEPSLSKGNRVMVFCNTLNSSRAVDHFLNENQISTVNYHGEVPAEQRVENLEKFKRDDGDCPTLVCTDLAARGLDLDVDHVIMFDFPLNSIDYLHRTGRTARMGAKGKVTSLVAKRDLLLATRIEEALKKNESLESLSVDSIKRDIARSNITEQKEKKEKLVKASNSKNKKQSSSTKLPSTSGKGIAVKKSSKAISRKAPTPSKPKNVIKVSKTSSGMPKNVIKVSNTSSGKKQSTPSRPKTVIKLSKSPSGKTQSESQKPGSKLNVVGFRGRSSLSSSKVA; translated from the exons ATGAGTGGTGCTACGGTAATGGCGAAAATGGGAGGAACAGGGAGAGCACTGCTGGGATACACTTTCATTATTCCTTCCACAGCCAAAAGCCTCTCATTTCGCAGGCACTTTTACTCTCTCCCCTTAAACCCCCACTGGGTTTTGCAGAGGTTTAGGCCGCTCTGCTCCTCCGCCACTTACACCGCCGACGAGGACGTATTGCAGCCGGTAAGGCACGGGATTTTATTGGAAAAGCTCAGACTTCGGCACCTCAAAGACTCCGCAAAAGCAGGCGGCACAGCACCAGTCGGTAAGTCGAAGGAGGCGAAGGGGAATGGACACGTGGAGCTGGACGGGAGAAGCGGGAAGAAGAAGGCGGTGGAGGCGTCGAGTTTTGAGGAGTTGGAATTGAGTGAGGAGGTTATGGGAGCTTTGGAAGAAATGAGCATTTCTTTGCCTACTGAGATTCAAGCTATTGGGATTCCTGCTGTGCTTCGTGGGAAAAGTGTGGTGTTAGGGTCGCACACTGGCTCTGGAAAGACTCTTGCTTACTTGTTACCTATTGTTCAA TTGTTGAGAAGAGATGAGGAGTTATATGGTATCCTAATGAAACCCAGACGCCCTCGAGCTGTTGTTTTGTGCCCAACACGGGAGCTATGCGAGCAG GTTTTCCGGGTGGCAAAGTCCATTAGTCATCATGCACGGTTCAGGTCTACCATGGTAAGTGGTGGTGGGCGTTTAAGGCCTCAAGAAGATTCCTTGAATGCCCCAATTGACATGGTTGTGGGAACCCCGGGCAGAGTTCTTCAACATATTGAGGAGGGGAACATGGTTTATGGTGACATCAGATACGTG GTGCTGGATGAGGCTGACACTATGTTTGATCGTGGCTTTGGTCCTGACATTCGCAAGTTTCTGAGACCATTGAAAACTCGTGCTGCTAAATCTGATGATCAAGGATTTCAAACTGTTTTGGTAACTGCAACAATGACAAAG GCAGTACAAAAGCTGGTTGATGAGGAATTCCAAGGCATTGAACATTTGCGTACTTCTTCATTTCATAAAAAGATTGCTTCTGCTCGGCATGATTTCATCAGACTTTCTGGCTCAGAGAATAAGTTGGAGGCATTACTGCAG GTACTTGAGCCAAGTTTATCCAAGGGAAACAGAGTAATGGTCTTCTGCAACACATTGAACTCTAGTCGTGCTGTCGACCATTTTCTGAATGAAAATCAAATCTCAACTGTCAACTACCATGGAGAAGTTCCAGCAGAACAAAG GGTTGAAAACCTCGAAAAATTTAAGCGTGATGATGGAGACTGCCCTACCCTGGTCTGCACAGACTTGGCTGCTAGGGGACTAGACCTAGATGTGGATCATGTCATCATGTTTGATTTCCCTTTAAACTCT ATTGATTACCTCCACCGCACAGGAAGAACTGCTCGCATGGGTGCCAAAG GGAAGGTAACTAGCTTGGTGGCTAAAAGGGATTTGCTTTTGGCAACTAGGATTGAAGAGGCATTAAAGAAGAATGAGAGCTTAGAGTCTCTATCCGTTGACAGTATTAAACGGGATATTGCCCGATCCAATATAACGGAgcagaaggagaagaaggaaaAGTTAGTTAAAgcttcaaattcaaaaaataagaaACAATCTTCCTCAACCAAATTACCTAGTACCAGTGGTAAAGGAATAGCTGTCAAAAAATCTTCAAAGGCAATATCTCGGAAAGCACCAACTCCATCGAAGCCAAAAAATGTAATCAAAGTGTCAAAGACATCAAGTGGGATGCCAAAAAATGTAATCAAAGTGTCAAACACATCAAGTGGGAAGAAACAGTCAACTCCGTCAAGGCCAAAAACTGTAATAAAATTGTCCAAGTCACCAAGCGGGAAGACACAATCAGAGAGCCAGAAGCCCGGTTCAAAACTAAATGTTGTTGGATTCAGGGGTCGGAGTTCGTTGTCAAGTTCAAAGGTTGCTTGA
- the LOC116014470 gene encoding uncharacterized protein LOC116014470, with product MAFIFEDHIERVLWTDQQISDRVSQLASEITRDFTVNGATAVAALPSAAPVVVGVATGAFLFLADLVRKINLPITVDVIRVESYGSGTVSSGKPKISCDLKIDVRGKHVILVEDIVDTGNTLCRLIEHLKSKGASSISVCALLDKPSRRKVNFELVGDGKFYRGFECPDYFVVGYGLDFTELYRNLPYVGVLKPEVYK from the exons ATGGCCTTCATTTTTGAGGATCACATTGAGAGAGTCCTCTGGACTGACCAACAAATATCCGACCGAGTTTCCCAACTCGCCTCCGAGATTACCCGCGATTTCACCGTCAATGGCGCCACCGCCGTCGCAGCTCTGCCTTCCGCCGCCCCGGTCGTCGTCGGTGTCGCTACTGGAGCCTTCCTCTTTCTCGCTGATCTTGTCAGGAAAATCAACCTCCCTATCACCGTGGACGTTATTCGTGTCGAGTCCTACGGTTCCGGCACAGTCTCCAGCGGCAAGCCTAAGATTTCTTGCGACTTGAAAATTGATGTCCGAGGAAAGCATGTGATTTTG GTGGAGGACATTGTGGATACTGGAAACACTTTATGCCGTCTCATTGAACACTTGAAATCAAAAGGAGCATCTTCCATATCTGTCTGTGCTCTTCTTGATAAGCCATCTAGGCGTAAAGTCAATTTTGAGCTCGTGGGTGATGGAAAGTTTTATCGAGGTTTTGAG TGCCCAGATTACTTTGTAGTGGGCTATGGATTGGACTTTACAGAACTGTACCGGAACTTACCTTATGTTGGGGTTTTGAAGCCAGAAGTGTACAAGTGA